The following DNA comes from Pseudomonas sp. Tri1.
CTGGGCGTCGGTGCGTTGGCGGACCTGGCCGCGGCGGTTGTGTTGGTAGCGCGTGGTGTGTCCGGCGGGGTCGGTGTAGCCGGTCAACTGGCCGGCGATGTCGCGCTGGTAGTGCTCGGTGCGGCCGTCCGGCAGTTGGCTGCCGAGCAGGCGGCCTTGGGCGTCGTAGCTGAAGTGCGTGCGTTCGCCGAGGGCGTCGGTGATGGTTTGCAAGTAGCCGCGGTGATCGTAGCTGAAACGCGTCGGGTAACCCGAACAATCCACATGCTCGACCAATTGCCCAAACGGGTTCCAGCGCAGCTTTTTGCTCTTGCCGGTGGCGTCGATGATTTCCACCACCTGGCCGTGGGCGTCGTAGCGGTAGCGGGTGACGTGGCCCAGTGGGTCGGTTTCCGCGGTGCAGTTGCCGCGCTGATCGTAGCGGTATTGCCAACTGTTGCCGGCGGCGTCGGTGTCCACCAGCGGCAGGGCCCAGTGTTCGAGCCAGAGGGTGGATTCGCTGCGGCCCAGCGGATCGGTTTCGCTGAGCAGGTTGCCGGCTTCGTCGTAGCTGAATTGGTACTGGCCGCCTTGTGGATCGGTGGCGCTGAGCAACTGGCGCTCGTCGTTCCACTCGAACAGCCAGGTCTGGCCGAGGTTGTCGGTGAACTGGGTGATCTGGTGTTGGTTGTTCCATTGCCGGGTGCTGACGCGTTGCAGGCTGTCGCTGATGCGGGTGATGCCGGCCTTGAGGTCGTAGTCGAACTGATAGGCATCGCCCTCGTCGGTCCAGTGCCGGACCACGCGCCATTCCTGATCCTCGATCAAGGCCCATTCGTAGAAGCAGTGCAGCCCGGTGGGCAACTGGTGCTCGACCATCCGTTGCCCGGCGTCATAGCTGAAACGCCGTTGCACCTGGCCGCTGGCATCGCGTACTTCGGCCAGGTTGTCCGCCGCGTCGTAGGCATAGCTGACGAGCACTTCGCGCTGCTGGTCGGAGTAGAGGCGTTCTATCCGAGTGACGCGTTCGTCTTCGCGGATCAGTTCGACCTGCACCAGATCGAAGGTGTCGCGTAGCCGCACTAACCGTCCGGCGTCGTCGTAGTCCAGGTAAATACGGTTGTTGTTGCGGTCGCCCAGTTGGTTCAGGCGCAGCAGCGATGCATTGGCTGGTGTGGGTTCGAACAAACGGTACAGGCCATCGTCACTTTCGATCAGCAACTGTCCATTGACGTGGCGGCGCACGGCCAGGCCTTCGCCGGCGCTGAACACCGCACCGTCCAACGGGATGGAACCCATGTCGATCGGGCGGCCCTGCTCGTCGGTGTAGACCAGGGTTTCGCCGCCGTCCGGGTGAGGGCGGATGTCGACCTGCACCTCGTAGGCCACGCTCCAGCCGGCGCCGAACAGGCTATCGCGGCGCTCATCGCGGCTGTTGTAGACGCGTTGCCAGCCGATGGGCAGCAGGCCGGGCAAGACGAAGTCCAGCTCTTCAGCACCGCCCAGCACCTTGGCCCCGGTGGCGGCATGCACCGGGTTCGACGAACCTAGGGCGGCGTTGGCCGCCGCGTTCGCTGCGCTGCTGGCGGCCATGGACACCGCGCCGCCTACCAGCATGCATGGCAGTTTGCTGAAGAATTTGCCCTTGCCACCCTTGAGCATCAACAGCGCCGTGACCGCCAACCCTACGCCCGGGGTCTTGCCGCTGCGGATCTCGCGCACCACCACCGAACCGCCACCGATGGTCACGTTGGACGAAATCAGCCCGGCCGACACCACCGTCGCGTCGCAGGTGCTGCGGTCGCCGCTGCGCACGGCGGGTTGGCCGTTGATGGTGACCTTGTCCGAACCTTCGGCCATGAACTGCGGCGGCATGGGCGGGTGCTTGGTGCAGATGACCAGGTCTTCCGGCTTTGGCACCGCGCCGGGTGCGGGCATGGCAACGGTGGGCCGCCACATCTGCGAAAAGAAATTCCCGGCCATGTCCAGGTAGCTGGGTTCTTCTTCAGGCTCCGGGGCTTCAAGCTCGGTGCCGGCCGGGGCGACGTGGGATTCAATCGCCCCTGCGGCGCGGGCGGCAGGGATGTTGTTGGTGAGGGTGTTGGTGGAGCCGGTGAGAATGTTCGCCTGCACCGTGGGCGGAAAGAGGGCGTTGCCGATGCCCTCGCATATATTGCTCAACCCCTTGTCGGCCCCGGTCTTGCTCATGGCCAGGCCAACGACGGTGCCCACCACCAGGCCGAGGACGAAGCAGCCCAGGCCGCCGGTGGCGACGGTGATGCCAGTGGCCGCGACCACGGCGGCGGTCGCCAGGGCGGTGATCGCGATATTGGCCGCCACCTCCAGCACGCCGCCGAGGATGTCGGCCATCATTGAAGTGTGGTTGAGTGCATCGCCCAGGCGGGCCGCCCAGAGCGCGTCAGACATGCCAAAGGCTCATGCAAACGCCTGTGTGCTCAAGTGGTTTGATACTTTCCATTGCGCCTATCTCCTTGGCGGTGAGTTGAGGGGGCGTCGCGACGTTGTATTAGTTTGACCAGGGATT
Coding sequences within:
- a CDS encoding RHS repeat-associated core domain-containing protein, with amino-acid sequence MSDALWAARLGDALNHTSMMADILGGVLEVAANIAITALATAAVVAATGITVATGGLGCFVLGLVVGTVVGLAMSKTGADKGLSNICEGIGNALFPPTVQANILTGSTNTLTNNIPAARAAGAIESHVAPAGTELEAPEPEEEPSYLDMAGNFFSQMWRPTVAMPAPGAVPKPEDLVICTKHPPMPPQFMAEGSDKVTINGQPAVRSGDRSTCDATVVSAGLISSNVTIGGGSVVVREIRSGKTPGVGLAVTALLMLKGGKGKFFSKLPCMLVGGAVSMAASSAANAAANAALGSSNPVHAATGAKVLGGAEELDFVLPGLLPIGWQRVYNSRDERRDSLFGAGWSVAYEVQVDIRPHPDGGETLVYTDEQGRPIDMGSIPLDGAVFSAGEGLAVRRHVNGQLLIESDDGLYRLFEPTPANASLLRLNQLGDRNNNRIYLDYDDAGRLVRLRDTFDLVQVELIREDERVTRIERLYSDQQREVLVSYAYDAADNLAEVRDASGQVQRRFSYDAGQRMVEHQLPTGLHCFYEWALIEDQEWRVVRHWTDEGDAYQFDYDLKAGITRISDSLQRVSTRQWNNQHQITQFTDNLGQTWLFEWNDERQLLSATDPQGGQYQFSYDEAGNLLSETDPLGRSESTLWLEHWALPLVDTDAAGNSWQYRYDQRGNCTAETDPLGHVTRYRYDAHGQVVEIIDATGKSKKLRWNPFGQLVEHVDCSGYPTRFSYDHRGYLQTITDALGERTHFSYDAQGRLLGSQLPDGRTEHYQRDIAGQLTGYTDPAGHTTRYQHNRRGQVRQRTDAQGRQVQFAYDSFGRLQALTNENGESYRFAWDAGDRLAEQQDLNGSARRYTYDALDNVRQVETLAAPRNDHQPNEKTIVQHLERDAIGRLTTRITPDGRSLYSYSPLNQLIEAIVIDNEGNEQRLGFAYDALGYLIEEQSSTGHLKHHYDELGNLIQTQLPDGRWINRLYYGSGHLHQINLDGQVISDFERDRLHREVLRTQGQISTRSEYDRSGRLRSRQRRHISHPSLMAAAEQIHFEFDPGDHLVGRLERLPQSQQRQLLHYDVTGRILASQGSRQGQNETFSFDAAANLLDGPCSAIGRVVHNQVLTYQDKRYRYDGFGRMIEKRSRRHGLQRFSYDSDHRLIEVRTQKTEGESVVRMRYDPLGRRIEKTEHNHNGQLIACTRFDWDGLQLLKEHKNSLTSLYLYIGNDHAPLARVDGLDENQRVRYYHNDLNGLPQVLTESDGHPLWHAHYQVWGNTIDEVREPYYIEEQNLRFQGQYLDRETGLHYNTFRFYDPDVGRFTTPDPLGLTGSLNLYRYSPNPFTWIDPLGLKENEIIRYMGESETVSSKAANGGKGGLVPNIRGEKAVWVNQDSNPGFNPGNEKYRVVATVNNEGVSMLNSHKDISTVDYKETGLKDGVLSKTNEPKARGIGFRLLDKFNKTITSFRVEKKGPNGKWKTCG